Proteins encoded together in one Ipomoea triloba cultivar NCNSP0323 chromosome 4, ASM357664v1 window:
- the LOC116017239 gene encoding disease resistance protein RPP13-like isoform X2: MACVVVLSLTRTLELEFLQPMPRPILQQNQLIPCNKDLVLSLHNKLGSLMELFDENKMDGVKAIKDLETKLRDVASRIEDEIELQVLHLYEEEIKREEEEEEEFRIFEEIFDIFDRSVDQAFHTQDNTGEESTHHCQSLNLHQTSTHHCPRLHQILHPLRGKSHPCLKFRRILHPALQHIDAITQELAKAKEEYQLFKHHLQPASIHVLPIPTHQGITVPDSSHTVSHTKEIMVGKQDEFESIKEMLIQHPSKQLEIVSIKGMGGIGKTTLAKKIYEHPSITSHFDKQAWTVASQHHSKRQMLLDLLGYKDNNADSSSNDDLALQFYQCLKLQRYLIVMDDVWSKEAWDAVKTCFPNDGNGSRVLLTTRLAEVANHTISKDEFSHQMQLLEQSESWQLFNEKACKSRGAEFETIGRPVVEKCKGLPLAIIVVAGLFSKLITLDEWKNTANALSSSSATTLDDVECSRILSLSYNHLSHNLKACFLYLGVFPEDHEINANDLARLWLAEGLVKAFENENFDVVANRYMQELMDRNLIILSKLSCCGRKIKRFRMHDLLHAFCMREAQNENLLHVVQSENSCYFSQKGFRWLSIQYEDFNMSMIQHYTLKRYRSFFIFLRGKSFSNFRNSNLLRVVFNYDIHVCHKYIVDIIHLRLLRVGNDIELSRTRGFLKSRCRESINLSRSWNLQTLRSGGKVTYRLVEGEKHSEFTQLHYIRCNGCFRGNPPNFVQKLYVIRADDCSKEYITDIPCLKKRGKFRTSKVTMETTL; the protein is encoded by the exons ATGGCTTGTGTGGTTGTACTTTCTCTTACGAGGACGCTTGAGCTTGAGTTCTTGCAACCTATGCCTCGTCCAATTCTACAACAAAACCAACTCATCCCCTGCAACAAAGACTTGGTCCTATCTCTCCACAACAAGCTTGGATCCCTCATGGAACTATTCGATGAGAATAAAATGGATGGTGTTAAAGCAATAAAAGACTTGGAAACAAAGCTCAGAGATGTAGCTTCCAGAATTGAGGATGAAATTGAACTCCAAGTACTACATCTTTATGAGGAAGAAAtaaaaagagaggaagaagaagaagaagaattcagaatttttgaagaaatttttgatatttttgacaGATCTGTGGATCAGGCATTTCATACACAGGACAATACTGGTGAGGAAAGCACTCATCATTGCCAAAGCCTTAACCTTCATCAGACAAGTACTCATCATTGCCCGAGGCTTCATCAAATTTTGCATCCGCTAAGGGGAAAATCACATCCTTGTCTCAAATTCCGTCGTATTTTGCACCCAGCTCTACAACACATTGATGCCATCACTCAAGAGTTGGCCAAAGCCAAGGAGGAGTACcagcttttcaaacatcatctACAACCAGCCTCCATTCATGTTTTACCAATCCCAACTCATCAAGGTATCACCGTGCCTGATTCTTCCCACACTGTTTCACACACCAAGGAAATAATGGTTGGAAAACAGGATGAGTTCGAGAGTATAAAGGAGATGCTAATTCAACATCCATCTAAGCAACTAGAAATTGTCTCCATTAAAGGTATGGGAGGTATTGGTAAGACAACATTAGCAAAGAAAATTTATGAACATCCATCAATCACTTCCCACTTTGATAAGCAAGCATGGACTGTCGCATCACAACATCACAGTAAGAGACAAATGCTCTTAGATCTTCTTGGTTACAAAGACAATAATGCAGACAGCAGCAGTAATGACGACCTAGCATTACAATTCTATCAATGTTTGAAGCTTCAAAGGTACTTGATTGTGATGGATGATGTATGGAGCAAAGAGGCATGGGATGCTGTCAAAACTTGTTTTCCCAATGATGGAAATGGTAGCCGAGTATTGTTGACAACTCGTCTTGCAGAGGTAGCTAATCATACCATCTCCAAAGATGAGTTTTCTCATCAAATGCAATTGTTAGAACAAAGTGAGAGTTGGCAACTATTTAATGAAAAGGCATGTAAATCTCGCGGTGCTGAATTTGAAACGATTGGGAGACCGGTAGTTGAAAAATGCAAAGGATTGCCTTTGGCAATTATTGTGGTTGCAGGTCTTTTTTCCAAACTCATCACTCTAGATGAGTGGAAGAATACTGCCAATGCTCTAAGTTCTTCTTCTGCAACTACTCTAGATGATGTAGAATGTTCGAGAATACTCTCATTGAGTTACAATCATTTGTCCCACAACTTAAAAGCTTGTTTCTTATACTTGGGAGTTTTTCCAGAAGATCACGAGATCAATGCTAATGATCTTGCAAGGTTATGGCTTGCCGAAGGACTTGTAAAGGCATTTGAGAATGAAAACTTTGATGTAGTGGCTAACAGGTACATGCAAGAACTTATGGATAGAAACCTGATCATTTTAAGCAAGCTAAGTTGTTGTGGAAGAAAAATTAAGAGGTTTAGGATGCATGATTTATTGCATGCCTTTTGTATGAGAGAAGCTCAGAACGAGAACCTTTTGCATGTTGTCCAGAGTGAAAATAGTTGTTATTTTTCTCAGAAAGGTTTTCGTTGGCTAAGCATCCAATATGAAGATTTTAACATGTCTATGATACAACATTATACTTTGAAAAGATATAGATCGTTCTTCATTTTTTTGAGGGGGAaatctttttcaaattttagaaaTAGCAATCTACTGAGAGTAGTCTTCAACTATGATATACATGTCTGTCACAAATATATTGTGGATATTATCCATTTGAGATTGCTCAGAGTTGGAAATGATATAGAACTGTCCAGGACTCGAGGATTCCTAAAGTCAAGATGTAGAGAGAGTATAAACTTGTCAAGATCTTGGAATCTTCAAACACTTCGTTCTGGTGGAAAAGTAACATATAGATTAGTTGAAGGAGAGAAGCATTCAGAGTTTACGCAACTTCACTATATTCGTTGCAATGGTTGTTTTCGTGGAAATCCTCCTAATTTTGTTCAAAAACTGTATGTGATCAGAGCTGATGATTGCTCAAAAGAATACATTACCGATATTCCATGCTTGAAGAAG CGAGGAAAATTCAGGACGAGCAAGGTGACTATGGAAACTACACTATAA
- the LOC116017239 gene encoding disease resistance protein RPP13-like isoform X1: MACVVVLSLTRTLELEFLQPMPRPILQQNQLIPCNKDLVLSLHNKLGSLMELFDENKMDGVKAIKDLETKLRDVASRIEDEIELQVLHLYEEEIKREEEEEEEFRIFEEIFDIFDRSVDQAFHTQDNTGEESTHHCQSLNLHQTSTHHCPRLHQILHPLRGKSHPCLKFRRILHPALQHIDAITQELAKAKEEYQLFKHHLQPASIHVLPIPTHQGITVPDSSHTVSHTKEIMVGKQDEFESIKEMLIQHPSKQLEIVSIKGMGGIGKTTLAKKIYEHPSITSHFDKQAWTVASQHHSKRQMLLDLLGYKDNNADSSSNDDLALQFYQCLKLQRYLIVMDDVWSKEAWDAVKTCFPNDGNGSRVLLTTRLAEVANHTISKDEFSHQMQLLEQSESWQLFNEKACKSRGAEFETIGRPVVEKCKGLPLAIIVVAGLFSKLITLDEWKNTANALSSSSATTLDDVECSRILSLSYNHLSHNLKACFLYLGVFPEDHEINANDLARLWLAEGLVKAFENENFDVVANRYMQELMDRNLIILSKLSCCGRKIKRFRMHDLLHAFCMREAQNENLLHVVQSENSCYFSQKGFRWLSIQYEDFNMSMIQHYTLKRYRSFFIFLRGKSFSNFRNSNLLRVVFNYDIHVCHKYIVDIIHLRLLRVGNDIELSRTRGFLKSRCRESINLSRSWNLQTLRSGGKVTYRLVEGEKHSEFTQLHYIRCNGCFRGNPPNFVQKLYVIRADDCSKEYITDIPCLKKVRIVLEGRESNACIANLAYLEQLEGLWISEYWFQTHIPINNGIVLLKNVRKLTLDEMTFECEEMNILSKLPRLEVLKLNLVSCIGNEWEIQEEVIFWQLIALFILDSDLKHWKASSHNFPKLEHLYLCQCSRLREIPTDFAEISTLKSIELTACLPSAVESARKIQDEQGDYGNYTIIVTDKYTLHDLKSEEGLSDEEADFDKLLDTLSDVDDKLLFINSLYSLLG; encoded by the exons ATGGCTTGTGTGGTTGTACTTTCTCTTACGAGGACGCTTGAGCTTGAGTTCTTGCAACCTATGCCTCGTCCAATTCTACAACAAAACCAACTCATCCCCTGCAACAAAGACTTGGTCCTATCTCTCCACAACAAGCTTGGATCCCTCATGGAACTATTCGATGAGAATAAAATGGATGGTGTTAAAGCAATAAAAGACTTGGAAACAAAGCTCAGAGATGTAGCTTCCAGAATTGAGGATGAAATTGAACTCCAAGTACTACATCTTTATGAGGAAGAAAtaaaaagagaggaagaagaagaagaagaattcagaatttttgaagaaatttttgatatttttgacaGATCTGTGGATCAGGCATTTCATACACAGGACAATACTGGTGAGGAAAGCACTCATCATTGCCAAAGCCTTAACCTTCATCAGACAAGTACTCATCATTGCCCGAGGCTTCATCAAATTTTGCATCCGCTAAGGGGAAAATCACATCCTTGTCTCAAATTCCGTCGTATTTTGCACCCAGCTCTACAACACATTGATGCCATCACTCAAGAGTTGGCCAAAGCCAAGGAGGAGTACcagcttttcaaacatcatctACAACCAGCCTCCATTCATGTTTTACCAATCCCAACTCATCAAGGTATCACCGTGCCTGATTCTTCCCACACTGTTTCACACACCAAGGAAATAATGGTTGGAAAACAGGATGAGTTCGAGAGTATAAAGGAGATGCTAATTCAACATCCATCTAAGCAACTAGAAATTGTCTCCATTAAAGGTATGGGAGGTATTGGTAAGACAACATTAGCAAAGAAAATTTATGAACATCCATCAATCACTTCCCACTTTGATAAGCAAGCATGGACTGTCGCATCACAACATCACAGTAAGAGACAAATGCTCTTAGATCTTCTTGGTTACAAAGACAATAATGCAGACAGCAGCAGTAATGACGACCTAGCATTACAATTCTATCAATGTTTGAAGCTTCAAAGGTACTTGATTGTGATGGATGATGTATGGAGCAAAGAGGCATGGGATGCTGTCAAAACTTGTTTTCCCAATGATGGAAATGGTAGCCGAGTATTGTTGACAACTCGTCTTGCAGAGGTAGCTAATCATACCATCTCCAAAGATGAGTTTTCTCATCAAATGCAATTGTTAGAACAAAGTGAGAGTTGGCAACTATTTAATGAAAAGGCATGTAAATCTCGCGGTGCTGAATTTGAAACGATTGGGAGACCGGTAGTTGAAAAATGCAAAGGATTGCCTTTGGCAATTATTGTGGTTGCAGGTCTTTTTTCCAAACTCATCACTCTAGATGAGTGGAAGAATACTGCCAATGCTCTAAGTTCTTCTTCTGCAACTACTCTAGATGATGTAGAATGTTCGAGAATACTCTCATTGAGTTACAATCATTTGTCCCACAACTTAAAAGCTTGTTTCTTATACTTGGGAGTTTTTCCAGAAGATCACGAGATCAATGCTAATGATCTTGCAAGGTTATGGCTTGCCGAAGGACTTGTAAAGGCATTTGAGAATGAAAACTTTGATGTAGTGGCTAACAGGTACATGCAAGAACTTATGGATAGAAACCTGATCATTTTAAGCAAGCTAAGTTGTTGTGGAAGAAAAATTAAGAGGTTTAGGATGCATGATTTATTGCATGCCTTTTGTATGAGAGAAGCTCAGAACGAGAACCTTTTGCATGTTGTCCAGAGTGAAAATAGTTGTTATTTTTCTCAGAAAGGTTTTCGTTGGCTAAGCATCCAATATGAAGATTTTAACATGTCTATGATACAACATTATACTTTGAAAAGATATAGATCGTTCTTCATTTTTTTGAGGGGGAaatctttttcaaattttagaaaTAGCAATCTACTGAGAGTAGTCTTCAACTATGATATACATGTCTGTCACAAATATATTGTGGATATTATCCATTTGAGATTGCTCAGAGTTGGAAATGATATAGAACTGTCCAGGACTCGAGGATTCCTAAAGTCAAGATGTAGAGAGAGTATAAACTTGTCAAGATCTTGGAATCTTCAAACACTTCGTTCTGGTGGAAAAGTAACATATAGATTAGTTGAAGGAGAGAAGCATTCAGAGTTTACGCAACTTCACTATATTCGTTGCAATGGTTGTTTTCGTGGAAATCCTCCTAATTTTGTTCAAAAACTGTATGTGATCAGAGCTGATGATTGCTCAAAAGAATACATTACCGATATTCCATGCTTGAAGAAGGTACGTATTGTATTGGAAGGCAGAGAGAGTAATGCTTGCATTGCGAACTTAGCCTATTTAGAGCAGCTCGAGGGACTTTGGATTTCAGAATATTGGTTTCAAACACATATTCCAATTAATAATGGTATTGTTCTCTTGAAAAATGTTAGGAAGTTGACATTAGATGAAATGACATTTGAGtgtgaggaaatgaatattctTAGCAAGTTGCCTAGGCTAGAGGTGCTCAAGTTAAATTTGGTGTCCTGCATAGGCAATGAGTGGGAAATACAAGAGGAAGTGATATTTTGGCAGTTAATTGCTTTATTTATCCTTGACTCTGATCTCAAGCATTGGAAAGCTAGTAGTCATAATTTTCCAAAACTTGAGCACCTATATCTTTGCCAGTGTTCTAGATTGAGAGAGATCCCAACTGACTTTGCCGAAATTTCAACATTGAAGTCAATCGAATTAACCGCATGTCTTCCTTCTGCTGTGGAATCAGCGAGGAAAATTCAGGACGAGCAAGGTGACTATGGAAACTACACTATAATTGTTACTGACAAATATACATTACAT GATTTGAAATCTGAGGAAGGCCTGAGCGACGAAGAGGCAGATTTTGATAAACTGCTAGATACCTTGTCAGATGTGGACGACAAACTGCTATTTATTAATAGCTTGTATTCACTTTTAGGCTGA
- the LOC116016561 gene encoding disease resistance protein RPP8-like, whose amino-acid sequence MACVVVLSLMRTLELEFLQPLPRPILQQNQLIPCNKDLAQSLLNKLGSLMELFDENRMDGVEAIKELETKLRDVASRIEDEIELQVLHLYEDEIQLEEEETRIFDGIFDIFDRIVDQTFQPPEEGKGKGKGEEEEVKQMPEGEKSSTHHCQRLHQILHPLRGKTHPCLKFRRILHPAVQDIDAITQELAKAKEEYQLFKHHLQAGTNQPASLHVFPIPSDQGITLPYSSHHVSRSKEIMVGKQDEFESIKEMLIQHPSKQLEIVSIKGMGGIGKTTLAKKIYEHPSITSHFDKQTWTVASQHHSQRQMLLDLLGSKDDADKRSEEDLALRLYQSFKHQRYLVVMDDVWSVEAWDALKTCFPDDGYGSRVLLTTRIGEVANHICTQNDLSHQMQLLEQSESWKLFNERAEDRVINANELAKLWLAEGLVKAFENESFDAVANSQSNYGNVFLPLRNLPRKFKKSNVTMETTIWLLLREAHYMVGHLRKA is encoded by the exons ATGGCTTGTGTGGTTGTGCTTTCTCTTATGAGGACGCTTGAGCTTGAGTTCTTGCAACCTCTGCCTCGTCCAATTCTACAACAAAACCAACTCATCCCCTGCAACAAAGACCTGGCCCAATCTCTCCTCAACAAGCTTGGATCCCTGATGGAACTATTCGATGAGAATAGAATGGATGGTGTTGAAGCAATAAAAGAGTTGGAAACAAAGCTCAGAGATGTAGCTTCCAGGATTGAGGATGAAATTGAACTCCAAGTACTACATCTTTATGAGGATGAAATTCAACTCGAAGAAGAGGAAACCAGAATTTTTGATGgaatttttgatatttttgacaGAATTGTGGATCAGACATTTCAGCCACCGGAGGAGGGGAAGGGGAAGGGgaagggagaagaagaagaagtaaaaCAAATGCCAGAGGGTGAGAAAAGCAGTACTCATCATTGCCAGAGGCTTCATCAAATTTTGCATCCGCTAAGGGGAAAAACACATCCTTGTCTCAAATTCCGTCGTATTTTGCACCCAGCTGTTCAAGACATTGATGCCATCACTCAAGAGTTGGCGAAAGCCAAGGAGGAGTATCAGCTATTCAAACATCATCTACAAGCAGGAACAAACCAGCCTGCTTCCCTTCATGTATTCCCAATACCTTCTGATCAAGGTATCACCCTGCCTTATTCTTCCCACCATGTTTCACGCTCCAAAGAAATAATGGTAGGAAAACAGGATGAGTTCGAGAGTATAAAGGAGATGCTAATCCAACATCCATCTAAACAACTAGAAATTGTCTCCATTAAAGGTATGGGAGGTATTGGTAAGACAACATTAGCAAAGAAAATTTATGAACATCCATCAATCACTTCCCATTTTGATAAGCAAACATGGACTGTCGCATCACAACATCACAGTCAGAGGCAAATGCTCTTAGATCTTCTTGGTTCCAAAGACGATGCAGACAAAAGAAGTGAGGAGGACCTAGCATTACGACTCTACCAAAGTTTCAAGCATCAAAGATACTTGGTTGTGATGGATGACGTATGGAGTGTAGAGGCATGGGATGCTCTCAAAACTTGCTTTCCTGATGATGGATATGGTAGTCGAGTATTGTTGACTACTCGCATTGGTGAAGTGGCTAATCATATCTGCACCCAAAATGATCTTTCTCATCAAATGCAATTGTTAGAACAAAGTGAGAGTTGGAAACTATTTAATGAAAGGGCAG AAGATCGCGTGATCAATGCTAATGAACTTGCAAAGTTATGGCTTGCGGAAGGACTCGTAAAGGCATTTGAGAATGAAAGCTTTGATGCAGTGGCTAATAG TCAATCAAATTATGGAAATGTCTTCCTTCCGCTGCGGAATCTGCCAAGAAAATTCAAGAAGAGCAACGTGACTATGGAAACAACGATATGGTTGTTATTGAGGGAGGCACATTATAT GGTTGGGCATCTGAGGAAAGCGTGA
- the LOC116016562 gene encoding actin-depolymerizing factor 10-like, translating to MANSASGVGVVDECKLKFLELKSKRNYRYIVFKIDEASQAVVVEKLGSHEETHVQFANSMPPNECRYAVYDYDFTTDENCQKSKIFFVAWAPETAPIRSKMVYASSKDRFRRELDGVQVELQATDASEMSLDTFKGRAY from the exons ATG GCAAACTCTGCATCTGGGGTTGGTGTGGTTGATGAATGCAAGTTGAAATTCCTGGAGCTGAAGTCCAAGAGGAACTACAGATACATTGTGTTCAAGATTGATGAGGCAAGCCAGGCTGTAGTGGTTGAAAAGCTTGGGAGCCATGAGGAGACTCATGTCCAATTCGCTAACAGCATGCCTCCAAACGAGTGTCGCTATGCTGTTTATGACTATGATTTCACCACTGATGAGAACTGCCAAAAGAGCAAGATCTTCTTTGTTGCATG GGCACCAGAAACCGCTCCAATTAGGAGCAAGATGGTGTATGCAAGCTCGAAAGACAGGTTCAGGAGAGAGCTCGATGGCGTGCAGGTGGAGTTGCAGGCAACTGATGCCAGTGAGATGAGCTTGGATACCTTCAAAGGGAGAGCCTACTAA
- the LOC116017545 gene encoding protein O-glucosyltransferase 1-like — MGSLHFSPSCGVIKTLYGMIGRQHKITTLGFFLVILLITAISVQWMDMSILSGAFQRNSNSVFPEVSCSTECPERTVLVPEAAQSSVAEACPEYFRWIHEDLKPWKATGITREMVEKAREVAHIRVLVVSGVLYVEKFKQVFQTRDMVTLWGILQLLTLYPGRVPDLDMMFELGDMPVIKKQAYRAAAPPPLFHYCGDSSSHDIVFPDWSFWGWPELKIRPWEVLKKELQETNEGRKWEDREPFAYWKGNTKLSLARRDLVNCNATDNKEEWNARIYDMDWHREKKQGFNTSDLVNQCTHRYKIYVEGISWSVSQKYILACDSMSLVINPHYYDFFTRSLIPTIHFWPISEKNKCRAIKYAVDWGNAHPKQAKGIGRAGSQYVQEKLIMKYVYDYMFHLLQEYAKLLRYQPSVPEGAVEVCYEALICSVKGLRKRYRLNSMVNNASESSPCSLPLPSNPQNLRAFLEKKRDLIRQVELREAANENSRQAQL, encoded by the exons ATGGGGTCCTTACATTTCTCCCCATCTTGTGGG GTAATCAAAACACTGTATGGAATGATAGGCAGACAACATAAGATTACCACTTTAGGGTTCTTTCTGGTAATCCTTCTGATTACTGCAATCAGTGTCCAATGGATGGACATG TCTATTCTGTCAGGTGCATTTCAGAGAAACTCTAACAGTGTTTTCCCTGAGGTGTCCTGTTCCACCGAGTGTCCCGAAAGAACGGTGCTCGTGCCCGAGGCTGCACAAAGCTCGGTGGCCGAGGCATGCCCCGAGTACTTCAGGTGGATCCACGAGGACCTGAAGCCCTGGAAGGCGACAGGGATCACGAGGGAAATGGTTGAGAAAGCCCGGGAAGTGGCACACATTAGGGTGCTTGTAGTGAGTGGAGTGTTGTATGTGGAGAAGTTTAAACAGGTTTTCCAAACCAGGGACATGGTGACACTGTGGGGGATTTTGCAACTCCTTACATTGTACCCAGGTAGGGTCCCAGATTTGGATATGATGTTCGAGTTGGGAGATATGCCCGTGATAAAAAAACAGGCCTACCGGGCTGCAGCTCCTCCCCCGCTGTTTCATTACTGCGGTGATTCCTCGAGTCATGACATCGTTTTCCCTGATTGGTCCTTTTGGGGATG GCCTGAGCTCAAAATAAGGCCTTGGGAGGTCTTGAAAAAGGAGTTGCAAGAAACCAATGAGGGGAGAAAGTGGGAGGATCGAGAGCCTTTCGCGTATTGGAAAGGGAACACGAAGCTGAGCCTTGCGAGGCGGGATCTTGTCAATTGCAATGCCACTGATAATAAGGAAGAATGGAATGCCAGGATCTATGATATG GACTGGCATCGCGAGAAGAAGCAGGGATTCAACACGTCGGATTTAGTGAACCAATGCACTCATAG GtataaaatttatgttgaaGGGATTTCATGGTCTGTTAGCCAGAAGTATATTCTGGCCTGTGATTCCATGAGTCTGGTCATAAACCCTCATTACTATGATTTCTTCACGAGAAGCCTTATCCCGACGATCCATTTCTGGCCGATCAGTGAGAAAAACAAATGCAGAGCCATCAAGTATGCTGTAGATTGGGGCAATGCTCATCCAAAACAG GCCAAGGGAATTGGGAGAGCGGGGAGCCAATATGTTCAAGAGAAGCTAATAATGAAGTATGTGTATGACTACATGTTTCATCTGCTGCAAGAATACGCGAAGCTGTTGAGGTATCAGCCGAGTGTGCCCGAAGGGGCTGTTGAAGTGTGCTATGAGGCATTGATTTGCTCGGTCAAAGGATTGAGGAAGAGGTACAGATTGAATTCAATGGTGAATAATGCTTCAGAATCAAGCCCTTGCTCCTTGCCTCTCCCCTCCAACCCTCAAAATCTTCGGGCGTTTCTTGAGAAGAAACGCGATCTAATTAGGCAGGTTGAGCTCCGGGAAGCTGCAAACGAAAACTCCAGACAAGCACAGCTATGA
- the LOC116015345 gene encoding O-glucosyltransferase rumi homolog produces MRERNEKLMNIFWLRPAYHRHQSFGARWRSSSTNKKTAAATLTAALFLLLAVIFVASFSTFRGWVDLESSLLSSGKKESDEVFDFPISLDCVAWNKNSTCAAGKYPTRSSYLNFSEMAAPAPANCPEYFRWIHEDLKRWKGTGITREMVEKVRRNAHFRLVISGGKMYVEKYRESIQTRALFTMWGILQLLRWYPGQLPDLELMFDCDDRPVVQAKDYRRPDSGPPPLFRYCSDGDSLDIVFPDWSFWGWAEINIKPWRSVMKDIKEGNKKTKWKDRVPMAYWKGNPHVTPNRADLLKCNLTQQHNWNTLLFVQDWVEESKNGYKQSNLEDQCTHRYKIYIEGWAWSVSEKYILSCDSPTLYVTPRYHDFFIRGMIPQQHYWPIRDNDKCKSLQFAVEWGNNHTDKAQAIGEAGSHFMQEDMKMENIFDFMFHLLSEYAKLLRFKPEIPQNAVEVCPESLACSADGPWRKFMEESLEQSPSNTAPCTLPPPYDPQQLGTFLDKKIRATKQVEAWENEYWSKRNKN; encoded by the exons ATGAGGGAGAGGAATGAGAAGTTGATGAACATATTTTGGCTAAGGCCTGCTTATCACAGACACCAATCCTTCGGAGCTAGATGGAGATCATCCTCAACCAACAAAAAAACCGCCGCCGCCACCCTCACGGCGGCGCTTTTCCTCCTCCTCGCCGTCATATTCGTCGCCTCCTTCTCGACTTTCCGGGGATGGGTTGACCTTGAATCTTCGTTATTGTCGTCAGGTAAGAAAGAAAGTGATGAAGTTTTCGATTTCCCGATTTCTCTAGACTGCGTTGCATGGAACAAGAATAGCACGTGCGCGGCGGGAAAATACCCGACAAGATCATCGTACCTTAATTTCTCCGAAAtggcggcgccggcgccggcgaatTGTCCGGAGTATTTCCGGTGGATTCACGAGGACCTGAAGCGGTGGAAGGGGACGGGGATTACGCGGGAGATGGTGGAGAAGGTTCGCCGGAATGCGCATTTCCGGCTGGTGATCTCCGGCGGGAAGATGTACGTGGAGAAGTACAGAGAGAGTATTCAGACCAGGGCTCTGTTCACCATGTGGGGAATTTTGCAGTTGCTTAGATGGTATCCCGGCCAGTTGCCGGATCTTGAGCTCATGTTTGACTGCGACGACCGGCCGGTCGTCCAGGCAAAAGACTACCGGAGACCGGACTCCGGGCCGCCGCCGTTGTTCCGGTACTGTTCGGATGGGGATAGCTTGGACATTGTGTTCCCGGATTGGTCATTTTGGGGCTG GGCAGAGATAAATATAAAGCCATGGAGAAGTGTGATGAAGGACATAAAAGAAGGGAACAAGAAAACCAAATGGAAGGACAGGGTGCCAATGGCTTATTGGAAGGGCAATCCACATGTGACACCAAATAGGGCTGATCTTCTCAAGTGTAATCTCACTCAACAACATAACTGGAACACTCTCCTTTTTGTTCAG GACTGGGTTGAAGAATCAAAAAATGGATACAAGCAATCAAATCTTGAAGACCAATGCACCCACAG ATACAAGATCTACATAGAAGGATGGGCATGGTCTGTGAGTGAGAAATACATATTGTCATGCGACTCACCAACGTTGTACGTTACACCTCGTTACCATGATTTCTTCATTAGAGGCATGATCCCCCAACAACACTATTGGCCTATTAGGGACAATGATAAGTGCAAGTCTCTCCAATTTGCTGTTGAGTGGGGCAATAATCACACTGACAAG GCACAAGCAATTGGGGAAGCAGGGAGCCACTTTATGCAAGAAGACATGAAGATGGAGAACATATTTGACTTCATGTTCCATTTATTGAGTGAATATGCAAAGCTACTAAGGTTCAAACCTGAAATTCCTCAAAATGCAGTTGAGGTTTGCCCAGAATCTCTGGCCTGTTCTGCAGATGGTCCATGGAGAAAGTTCATGGAGGAATCATTGGAGCAATCTCCCAGTAACACTGCTCCATGCACTTTGCCACCACCTTATGATCCTCAACAGCTTGGGACTTTCCTTGACAAAAAGATTAGGGCTACAAAGCAAGTTGAGGCTTGGGAGAATGAATATTGGagtaaaagaaataagaattgA